In Candidatus Binatia bacterium, a single window of DNA contains:
- a CDS encoding class I SAM-dependent methyltransferase, translating into MHSDPAGSSGATPEARIDPDDTLVRTLNRVYYDLEAERYDEAHPEVIEGDAEWWRARGAALLRDLASRSTPGRGLRILDVGCGTGFVMDLLAGHLGPRDLIVGVDQSPGMLRRAGAKLAAPQLGRCVFVRGDAAKLHFRDGSFDMLAANSLLHHCFDYRAVIRELDRVLKPGGYLVLAHEPNRDFFRSPLIRIAASAWKVMGFGMRVPRDTCAEINSRLRGFRPVATDLSPADILRLVEFHSPVEQGPIRIDRDKGFSLPHLLAENLADYTVVECRQYSTFYIRPQIDTASGFGRVARAAARLLAGKGNLFSAVLRKAAP; encoded by the coding sequence ATGCACTCTGATCCGGCAGGCAGCAGTGGCGCGACCCCGGAGGCTCGGATCGATCCGGACGACACGCTCGTCCGGACGCTAAACCGCGTCTACTACGATCTCGAAGCGGAGCGCTACGACGAGGCTCACCCCGAGGTCATCGAGGGCGACGCCGAGTGGTGGAGAGCGCGCGGGGCGGCGCTGCTCCGAGACCTTGCGTCCCGTTCGACGCCCGGCCGCGGCCTTCGGATACTCGATGTCGGCTGCGGGACGGGATTCGTCATGGATCTTCTCGCCGGCCATCTCGGCCCGCGCGACTTGATCGTAGGCGTGGATCAAAGCCCGGGCATGCTCCGGCGCGCCGGCGCGAAACTCGCCGCCCCGCAACTCGGCCGCTGCGTCTTCGTTCGCGGCGACGCGGCGAAGTTGCATTTCCGCGACGGCAGCTTCGACATGCTCGCGGCAAACTCGCTCTTGCACCACTGCTTCGATTACCGAGCGGTCATCCGCGAACTGGATCGCGTCCTCAAGCCCGGCGGCTATCTCGTGCTGGCGCACGAACCGAATCGGGATTTCTTTCGGTCTCCGCTGATTCGCATCGCCGCCTCGGCGTGGAAGGTCATGGGCTTCGGCATGCGCGTTCCCCGCGACACCTGCGCCGAGATCAACTCCCGGCTCCGCGGGTTTCGGCCCGTGGCCACCGACCTGTCTCCCGCCGACATTCTCCGGCTGGTCGAATTCCACTCGCCGGTCGAACAAGGGCCGATTCGTATCGACCGAGACAAGGGGTTTTCGCTGCCGCACCTTCTTGCGGAAAACCTCGCCGACTATACCGTGGTCGAGTGCAGGCAATACTCGACCTTCTACATCCGGCCCCAGATCGACACGGCTTCGGGGTTTGGCCGGGTTGCCAGGGCAGCCGCCCGCTTGCTGGCCGGCAAAGGCAACCTGTTCAGCGCCGTCTTACGTAAAGCCGCGCCCTGA
- a CDS encoding Gfo/Idh/MocA family oxidoreductase, which yields MNIRVAIVGLGKMGIMHAANIGAIPGAQVVAVVDPQASLAHQVRSLGLAAPFFTSIDDMLNRTAVDAVFVCTPAAAHLPVARVCVAHGKHVFVEKPLADTLENAATLLELVKDTALVHAVGYMKGHYPLYRQMRALVQAGTLGRIHQCHGTVYLSQVFRPPSGWVFRKATSGGGIVINSTSHLLFLLHWILGKACGVFARGRGIHSDVEDVATAILEFENGVVASVDTSWSVAGYPVEYTRIVLVGERGTLELTDDRARLFLTRAADNFPRGWTEFHRSGFDTAPVDLSVEYGGEGYYNEDLDFLTCCANGDRPAVSWHEGFAVQQIIDAVYRSMDGGHVAL from the coding sequence TTGAACATCAGGGTTGCCATTGTCGGACTGGGAAAGATGGGCATCATGCACGCGGCGAATATCGGTGCCATTCCCGGCGCACAGGTCGTGGCTGTCGTCGACCCGCAGGCCTCCCTGGCACATCAGGTGCGCAGCCTCGGTCTGGCGGCTCCGTTCTTCACTTCGATCGACGACATGTTGAACCGCACGGCCGTAGACGCCGTGTTCGTTTGTACGCCCGCCGCGGCCCACCTGCCGGTCGCCCGGGTTTGTGTCGCGCACGGCAAACACGTGTTCGTCGAGAAACCGCTCGCCGACACCCTCGAGAACGCCGCCACACTGCTGGAGCTGGTCAAGGACACCGCTTTGGTCCACGCCGTCGGGTACATGAAAGGCCACTATCCTCTGTACCGGCAGATGCGCGCTCTCGTCCAGGCGGGGACTCTGGGCCGGATCCACCAGTGTCACGGCACCGTTTACCTGAGCCAGGTGTTCCGCCCGCCGAGCGGATGGGTCTTTCGCAAGGCGACCTCGGGAGGGGGCATCGTGATCAATTCGACGTCTCATCTCCTCTTCCTCCTGCACTGGATACTGGGGAAAGCCTGCGGCGTCTTCGCGCGCGGCCGCGGTATCCACTCGGACGTCGAAGATGTGGCGACGGCGATTCTCGAGTTCGAAAACGGCGTCGTCGCGTCGGTAGACACCTCCTGGTCGGTCGCCGGCTACCCGGTCGAGTACACCAGGATCGTGCTCGTCGGCGAGCGCGGTACGCTGGAGCTTACCGACGATCGGGCCCGCCTGTTCCTGACCCGGGCCGCCGACAATTTTCCGCGGGGATGGACCGAATTCCACCGGTCCGGATTCGACACCGCGCCGGTCGACCTGAGCGTCGAATACGGCGGGGAGGGTTACTACAACGAGGACCTCGACTTCCTGACCTGCTGCGCGAACGGCGACAGGCCGGCGGTTTCCTGGCACGAAGGCTTCGCCGTGCAGCAAATTATCGACGCGGTCTACCGATCCATGGACGGCGGACATGTCGCCCTCTGA
- a CDS encoding alkaline phosphatase family protein: MTSIAALGSRLVARFYTERIEDLCTRVLYFNNTLDTYFLIGSLTSLALLGSAGPHPALFVPVLAGVYACFKLSDFYPVFLLFTPLFVAFGGSVAGFETAIAAQLLGANVLVFVFIQFLFMGIPDSIVARDPTVAVRKLYNSLFTIAPTTVSASISIYFATLCALMLYFKPNPLVDSAALGLWASFLVAAVVARRTRPKPRAEGAFLPTPRGRIADRVVLLNIDGCRLDRFREADLPLVETLRRDGSWFENGATTVYRALTNPAFVSILTGTPPEVHGVRDNNLGRRIKVEGLPDIVETVLYGSMHVKHFSKRHWRTRIVSLPVHSVYRSDDLMLEWLKDDLRRQDETRLFVADLSEADFLGHAYGSDSPQYLEAIRRAGQRIADILQWLQDHGPARTAVVVSSDHGMVAIDHSYLLFDAEKYVPLLLWGTGIRKGKRIEYRPSIMDIAPTIGFLLGVRYPAGCRGRVLIEAIETAEGSG; the protein is encoded by the coding sequence ATGACGTCGATCGCCGCGTTGGGCAGTCGGTTGGTCGCGCGTTTCTATACGGAACGTATCGAAGACCTGTGCACGCGCGTGCTGTATTTCAACAACACGCTCGACACCTATTTCCTCATTGGCAGCCTGACGAGTCTGGCGCTCCTCGGCAGCGCCGGACCGCACCCCGCCCTGTTCGTTCCGGTCCTCGCCGGGGTTTACGCGTGCTTCAAGCTATCGGACTTCTATCCGGTCTTCCTGCTTTTCACCCCGCTGTTCGTTGCCTTCGGCGGTAGCGTGGCCGGATTCGAGACGGCCATTGCCGCGCAACTGCTCGGCGCCAACGTGCTGGTATTCGTCTTCATTCAGTTCCTGTTCATGGGCATTCCCGACTCCATCGTCGCGCGCGATCCGACGGTGGCCGTGCGCAAGCTGTACAACTCGCTCTTTACGATCGCGCCGACGACGGTCAGTGCGTCGATATCGATCTACTTCGCGACGCTTTGCGCGCTGATGCTGTACTTCAAACCTAATCCGCTGGTCGACTCGGCGGCACTGGGACTGTGGGCCAGTTTCCTGGTCGCGGCCGTCGTGGCACGGCGGACCCGGCCGAAACCGCGGGCCGAAGGTGCATTTCTTCCGACTCCGCGCGGTCGGATTGCCGACCGAGTGGTCCTCTTGAACATCGACGGCTGCCGGCTCGATCGGTTCCGCGAGGCGGACCTGCCGCTGGTCGAAACCCTCCGCCGGGACGGGAGTTGGTTCGAAAACGGAGCCACGACGGTCTATCGGGCGCTGACCAACCCCGCTTTCGTGAGCATCCTGACCGGCACGCCTCCCGAGGTCCACGGCGTACGCGACAACAACCTCGGCAGGCGAATCAAGGTCGAGGGGCTGCCCGACATCGTGGAGACGGTTCTCTACGGTTCCATGCACGTAAAGCACTTCTCGAAACGGCACTGGCGGACGAGGATAGTGTCGTTACCGGTCCACAGCGTGTACCGCTCCGACGATTTGATGCTGGAATGGCTCAAGGACGATCTCCGGCGCCAGGACGAGACCCGCCTGTTCGTTGCCGACCTGAGCGAGGCGGACTTCCTGGGACATGCGTACGGCAGCGACTCGCCGCAGTACCTCGAAGCGATCCGCCGCGCCGGCCAGCGGATTGCGGACATCCTTCAATGGCTGCAAGACCACGGGCCGGCGCGCACCGCCGTCGTGGTCAGTTCGGATCACGGCATGGTGGCGATCGATCATTCCTACCTGCTGTTCGACGCCGAGAAGTACGTGCCGTTGTTGCTGTGGGGAACCGGTATCCGCAAGGGCAAGCGTATCGAGTACCGGCCGTCGATAATGGACATCGCTCCGACGATCGGCTTTCTGCTCGGGGTGAGATACCCGGCAGGGTGCCGCGGTCGAGTGCTCATCGAAGCCATCGAAACGGCAGAGGGATCGGGCTGA
- a CDS encoding glycosyltransferase family 2 protein codes for MSTNRAVVRLQSTRSCEAASPEARVSVILPAYDEAQTIGDIVRGVRGCALRLAEVIVVDDGSADATAAVAEAAGARVIRHPANRGKGEAVRTGLRAASGDVVLFLDADGQDDVGDIPSLLAAIEPGVDMVIGSRFVGRLEDGAMTPLNWLGNRLLTGVFNGLYGSRIRDTQAGFRAVRRSSMDPEALRARSYDIETEMLIHVLQRGGRVVEVPVTRYARAGGATSFVPFYHGLGILRAMIAGKLQGWVRGRACHEA; via the coding sequence ATGTCCACGAACCGCGCCGTCGTCAGACTACAGTCCACGAGATCGTGTGAGGCGGCGAGCCCGGAGGCGCGGGTGAGCGTGATCCTGCCGGCCTACGACGAGGCGCAGACGATCGGCGATATCGTCCGGGGAGTGCGCGGTTGCGCTCTGAGGCTGGCCGAGGTCATCGTGGTCGACGACGGCTCCGCCGATGCCACAGCGGCGGTTGCCGAGGCCGCAGGGGCAAGAGTGATCCGGCATCCGGCCAATCGCGGCAAGGGTGAAGCGGTGCGTACGGGCCTGCGCGCAGCGTCGGGAGACGTCGTCCTGTTCCTGGACGCCGATGGGCAGGACGATGTCGGCGACATCCCCTCTCTACTGGCGGCGATCGAGCCCGGTGTCGACATGGTGATCGGGTCGCGCTTTGTGGGCAGGCTCGAGGACGGGGCTATGACGCCGCTCAATTGGTTGGGCAACCGCTTGCTGACGGGTGTATTTAACGGCCTCTATGGATCGAGGATCCGCGACACGCAGGCCGGTTTCCGGGCGGTAAGACGCAGCAGCATGGATCCCGAAGCGTTGCGGGCGCGCTCGTATGACATCGAGACAGAAATGCTGATCCACGTGCTGCAGCGCGGAGGCCGGGTCGTCGAAGTACCCGTCACGCGTTACGCCCGGGCCGGGGGGGCGACGTCGTTCGTCCCCTTTTATCACGGGCTCGGGATCCTGCGGGCCATGATTGCCGGTAAGCTGCAGGGCTGGGTCCGCGGGCGAGCGTGCCATGAGGCCTGA
- a CDS encoding B12-binding domain-containing radical SAM protein — MGNSLRVAFVQTLTTEMMGGMCVSAVLKDAGHETRLFLESQEPDLVRSVLAWQPDIVGISIITGMHVWALGVCKQIKAAAPRVFVVLGGPHATFIPEVIEREGVDVVVRGEGDYVMRDLCAAIAARDDYTAVPGTWVKDERGRIHENPVGALVTDLDALPFPDRSLPYRYPILRKRGNKTFIPGRGCQFPCTFCHNHLAMRLYAGQGRWARKVSPERFVDEIVYVRDHWDPLRIVSLENDDEILHMRPWVEPAFTLYAKRVGLPYYVMTRPDSVTEDMARLLKETGCVGVSMSLETANDRLRNEVLKKQFVLDDVENAMTYLDRYGIPVKMFNVVGIPGETLDDALATLEINVRLQPMWARCSILHPYPPMDLYQSCKREGLFKEDFGADDFAFFYLKESPLDFPGIDRLVNLQKFFSIVVRYPFLLPLVRQLIKVKPNRFYELVGMLFYGYFGARFERLTTKEFLEFALASAGFLRRRGKPTRAVAAAAAAPAAGVARSIGGRGA, encoded by the coding sequence ATGGGGAACTCGTTGCGGGTAGCGTTCGTCCAGACGCTGACCACCGAGATGATGGGTGGCATGTGCGTTTCCGCGGTGCTCAAGGACGCGGGGCACGAAACTCGGCTGTTTCTCGAGTCGCAGGAACCCGATCTGGTGCGCTCGGTGCTGGCGTGGCAGCCCGACATCGTCGGCATTTCGATCATCACTGGCATGCACGTCTGGGCGCTCGGAGTGTGCAAGCAGATCAAGGCGGCAGCGCCGCGGGTGTTCGTGGTTCTCGGAGGGCCGCACGCCACCTTCATTCCGGAAGTGATCGAACGGGAAGGCGTCGACGTCGTCGTGCGGGGCGAGGGCGACTACGTGATGCGGGACCTCTGTGCTGCGATCGCCGCTCGCGACGACTACACCGCCGTTCCCGGCACCTGGGTGAAGGACGAACGGGGACGCATCCACGAAAATCCGGTGGGCGCTCTCGTCACCGACCTCGACGCCCTGCCCTTTCCCGACCGCTCGCTGCCTTACCGCTATCCGATCCTGCGCAAGCGCGGGAACAAGACTTTCATTCCCGGCCGCGGCTGCCAGTTCCCCTGCACGTTCTGTCATAACCACCTCGCCATGCGTCTTTACGCCGGCCAGGGGCGCTGGGCACGGAAGGTGTCGCCGGAGCGCTTTGTCGACGAGATCGTCTACGTGCGGGACCACTGGGATCCATTGCGCATCGTGTCGCTCGAAAACGACGACGAGATCTTACACATGCGACCCTGGGTGGAACCCGCCTTCACGCTATACGCGAAACGGGTGGGCCTCCCGTACTACGTCATGACCCGGCCCGACAGCGTCACCGAGGACATGGCACGTCTGCTCAAGGAAACCGGTTGCGTCGGCGTGTCCATGTCACTGGAGACGGCGAACGACCGCCTGCGCAACGAGGTGCTCAAGAAGCAGTTCGTCCTCGATGACGTCGAGAATGCCATGACGTACCTCGACCGGTACGGGATTCCGGTCAAGATGTTCAACGTCGTGGGCATCCCCGGCGAGACCCTCGATGACGCGCTGGCCACGTTAGAGATTAACGTGCGGCTGCAACCGATGTGGGCTCGCTGCAGCATCCTGCATCCCTATCCGCCAATGGATCTCTACCAGTCGTGCAAACGCGAAGGACTGTTCAAAGAGGACTTCGGCGCCGACGACTTCGCATTCTTTTACCTGAAAGAGAGCCCCCTGGATTTCCCCGGCATCGATCGGCTCGTCAACTTGCAGAAGTTCTTCTCTATTGTGGTGCGGTATCCGTTTCTGCTGCCGCTCGTCCGGCAACTGATCAAGGTGAAACCGAATCGGTTCTACGAACTTGTCGGCATGCTGTTTTACGGTTACTTCGGCGCCCGTTTCGAGCGCCTGACGACGAAGGAGTTTCTGGAGTTCGCCCTGGCCAGCGCCGGTTTCCTGAGACGGCGCGGCAAGCCTACCCGGGCCGTCGCCGCCGCGGCGGCGGCGCCTGCCGCCGGCGTGGCGCGCAGCATCGGAGGCCGCGGCGCGTGA
- a CDS encoding NAD-dependent epimerase/dehydratase family protein, translated as MIVLVTGASGFLGSHVARTAAALGHTVRCLIRPSSDRALLRGVDASMTIGDVTDPPSLVAAVSNVDAVVHCAGTTSEMAADFARSERANVIGTRNLLSACRQGGVERFVFVSSLSANERNTGAYGMTKLAAERLVEASGLRFTILRPSTIYGPGARGLFAKIAQHVARFPVIPLVGSGQQRFRPVHVDDVATAILRCLGSDNTVGRTYDLGGLDGVSFARFIDGVGEVVGKKRPKIGIPVPVCFALARAMALISRNPPLTVENIIGIVQMNECDISRAQADFGFSPLSFAEGIRRLCTDRKGFRTD; from the coding sequence ATGATCGTTCTCGTCACCGGAGCATCGGGGTTCCTCGGCTCGCACGTGGCGCGTACCGCCGCCGCGCTCGGCCACACCGTGCGCTGCCTGATTCGGCCCTCCAGCGATCGCGCTCTCCTGCGCGGCGTGGACGCGAGCATGACGATCGGCGACGTGACGGACCCGCCTTCGCTGGTGGCCGCCGTGTCGAACGTCGACGCCGTTGTGCACTGCGCCGGCACAACGTCGGAGATGGCCGCCGATTTCGCACGGAGCGAACGCGCCAACGTCATCGGCACGCGGAATCTCCTGTCCGCATGCCGCCAGGGTGGGGTGGAGAGGTTCGTGTTCGTCAGCAGTCTTTCGGCCAACGAACGCAACACCGGTGCTTACGGGATGACGAAGCTCGCGGCAGAGCGGCTCGTCGAAGCCTCGGGCCTACGCTTCACCATCCTGCGGCCGAGCACGATATACGGACCGGGGGCACGGGGCTTGTTCGCGAAGATCGCCCAGCACGTTGCCCGATTCCCGGTCATCCCGCTCGTCGGCAGCGGGCAACAGAGGTTCCGGCCCGTGCACGTCGACGACGTCGCGACGGCGATCCTGCGTTGCCTCGGGTCCGACAACACGGTCGGTCGAACCTACGACCTCGGGGGACTCGATGGGGTGAGCTTCGCGCGCTTCATCGACGGCGTCGGCGAGGTGGTCGGCAAGAAACGGCCGAAGATTGGCATTCCGGTCCCCGTTTGCTTCGCGCTGGCGAGAGCCATGGCGCTGATCTCCAGGAACCCCCCGCTTACGGTCGAAAACATCATCGGCATCGTCCAGATGAACGAATGCGACATCTCCCGGGCCCAGGCGGACTTCGGGTTTTCCCCGCTGAGCTTCGCAGAGGGCATCCGGCGGCTTTGCACGGACCGCAAGGGATTCCGCACGGATTGA
- a CDS encoding radical SAM protein has translation MRSGVAVQSQRSFSRRWQLARRVGLIARLTETWFRRPTTPTRLMFDVTRRCNLRCRTCKTYQAGPAPEVTPDEVRRVLTQMPGLFWLDISGGEPFLRRDVAELFAAVLDATPALRVLHFQTNGWFRERTIAVVEMVRARRPEVELIVTVSIDGPPRVHDAVRGVDGSFRRAWNTFRSLRGRDDCAVYAGTTVSPFNVDHVEELGRLLHRDIPGFRSAEWHWNWLQISPHFFGNSDLVGLPAVATRDLVRHHVRRRGLPRNLVEIMELIFLTNLEFYRRGEPAGVICQALRSAAFISPEGDLYPCHVYDRPLGSTLRQPVADLWGSAPVLDARADIERLACGGCFTPCEAYPALAGAPARTIRMTAGRALRLLAEGRRAPFAAVPETGAARE, from the coding sequence ATGCGCTCCGGGGTCGCCGTGCAATCGCAACGAAGCTTCTCGCGTCGCTGGCAGCTCGCCCGCCGTGTCGGTTTGATCGCTCGCCTCACCGAGACCTGGTTTCGCCGGCCGACGACACCGACGCGGTTGATGTTCGACGTTACCCGTCGCTGTAATCTCCGCTGCCGCACGTGCAAGACGTATCAGGCTGGACCGGCACCTGAGGTGACCCCGGACGAAGTGCGGCGGGTGCTGACGCAAATGCCCGGCCTGTTCTGGCTTGACATCTCCGGGGGCGAGCCCTTCCTGCGTCGTGACGTCGCCGAGTTGTTCGCCGCCGTCCTCGACGCCACGCCGGCGCTGCGCGTTCTGCATTTTCAGACGAACGGTTGGTTTCGAGAGCGCACGATCGCGGTCGTCGAGATGGTCCGCGCCCGGCGTCCCGAGGTCGAACTCATCGTCACCGTCAGCATCGACGGTCCGCCGAGGGTACACGACGCCGTTCGTGGCGTAGACGGCTCGTTTCGGCGCGCGTGGAACACATTCCGGTCGCTTCGTGGCCGCGACGATTGTGCGGTTTATGCGGGCACTACCGTCAGTCCCTTCAATGTGGATCACGTCGAGGAGCTGGGCCGGTTGTTACACCGCGACATTCCCGGCTTCCGAAGCGCCGAGTGGCACTGGAACTGGTTGCAGATTTCCCCGCACTTCTTCGGCAATTCCGACCTCGTCGGGTTGCCTGCGGTGGCGACGCGAGATCTCGTGCGACACCACGTCCGCCGCCGCGGTCTGCCCCGCAACCTGGTCGAAATCATGGAGCTGATCTTCCTGACCAACCTCGAGTTCTACCGTCGCGGCGAGCCCGCCGGCGTTATCTGTCAGGCACTGCGCAGCGCCGCCTTCATCTCTCCGGAGGGCGATCTCTACCCGTGTCACGTCTACGATCGGCCTCTGGGCAGCACGCTCCGGCAACCGGTTGCCGACCTGTGGGGCTCCGCGCCCGTACTCGATGCCCGGGCGGACATCGAAAGACTGGCCTGTGGCGGGTGTTTCACACCATGCGAAGCATATCCCGCGTTGGCCGGCGCGCCCGCGCGGACCATACGGATGACGGCGGGCCGTGCATTACGCTTGCTGGCCGAAGGCCGGCGTGCCCCTTTCGCTGCCGTGCCGGAAACCGGAGCGGCTCGAGAGTAA
- a CDS encoding cobalamin-dependent protein (Presence of a B(12) (cobalamin)-binding domain implies dependence on cobalamin itself, in one of its several forms, or in some unusual lineages, dependence on a cobalamin-like analog.): MPLDIVLAATGAENISLEAISAVLKQNGHRVQVAFDRALFNDAQYFSIPWLARLFDAKDEVVRQIVAARPDLLCVSVFADNYQWALDLCRRVKREVDVTVVFGGIHPTTVPERVIREACVDVVCVGEGDYAIAELAASIERGRIEHDIPNLWFKRNGQVIRNPPRPNANLDELPMIDKRLFEDYIPYRHYYLTVTNRGCVRRCSFCSENFKEHWEHERRLGPFMRDQSVDKVIDELKTMRARYGLRYIDIKNNVLSGSKKWTLEFLRRYGAEIGLPFRIMGYPRLLTKEVVLALRAAGCHHIQMGIESVNEAIRRGVLLRPESNAQIRDALDNMDAAGIGYSTDFILGLPGESEQDLIDALRLLSGRRGLRRASIFWLEYLPGVSLTERAHREGLIGQREIEQIEEGRQEHYLAHGSVEDIETVRQLKSYHVLFRLLPITPTPAMDFVLRHRLQRLFLHVPQTPLIIAIDLFVSLIERDYYALWAIRTYLFEIKRRLRARLFGPSEYVYKSAPAEEVAPGTPAAPADAPTPPDPSPAALR, translated from the coding sequence ATGCCGCTCGATATCGTCCTGGCCGCAACCGGCGCCGAGAACATTTCCCTCGAGGCGATCTCGGCCGTGCTGAAGCAGAACGGCCACCGCGTCCAGGTCGCTTTCGATCGCGCCCTGTTCAACGACGCGCAGTACTTTTCGATTCCATGGCTCGCACGTCTGTTCGACGCAAAAGACGAGGTCGTGCGACAGATCGTGGCGGCGAGACCGGACCTGCTGTGCGTCTCCGTGTTTGCCGACAACTACCAATGGGCGCTCGATCTCTGCCGGCGGGTGAAGCGGGAGGTAGACGTGACCGTCGTATTCGGCGGCATCCATCCGACGACGGTCCCGGAGCGCGTGATACGAGAAGCCTGCGTCGACGTCGTCTGCGTCGGCGAGGGCGACTATGCGATCGCCGAACTCGCCGCGAGCATCGAGCGCGGTCGGATCGAGCACGACATCCCCAACCTGTGGTTCAAGCGCAACGGTCAGGTGATTCGCAACCCGCCGCGGCCGAATGCGAACCTCGACGAACTGCCCATGATCGATAAGCGGCTGTTCGAGGACTACATCCCGTACCGCCACTACTACCTCACCGTAACGAACCGCGGCTGCGTTCGCCGCTGCTCCTTCTGCTCGGAGAACTTCAAGGAGCACTGGGAGCACGAGCGTCGACTCGGACCGTTCATGCGCGACCAGAGCGTCGACAAGGTGATCGACGAACTCAAGACGATGCGGGCCAGATACGGACTCCGATACATCGACATCAAGAACAACGTGCTGTCGGGATCGAAGAAGTGGACGCTGGAGTTCTTGCGGCGTTACGGGGCGGAGATCGGCCTGCCGTTTCGCATCATGGGATATCCACGTCTGCTCACGAAGGAAGTGGTGCTGGCGCTGCGCGCCGCCGGCTGCCACCACATTCAGATGGGCATCGAGTCCGTAAACGAGGCGATCCGGCGCGGCGTCCTGCTGCGGCCAGAGAGCAACGCACAGATCCGCGATGCGCTCGACAACATGGACGCCGCCGGCATCGGTTACTCGACCGATTTCATCCTCGGCCTGCCCGGGGAAAGCGAGCAGGACCTGATCGATGCCCTGCGGTTGCTCAGCGGCCGCCGCGGCCTGCGCCGCGCCAGCATCTTCTGGTTGGAATACCTGCCCGGCGTGTCGCTGACCGAGCGCGCGCACCGAGAGGGGCTGATCGGCCAGCGCGAGATCGAACAGATCGAGGAAGGCCGGCAGGAACACTACCTTGCGCACGGCTCGGTGGAGGATATCGAGACGGTCCGCCAGCTCAAGAGCTATCACGTGCTGTTTCGGCTGCTGCCGATTACGCCGACGCCGGCAATGGATTTCGTCCTCCGCCACCGTTTGCAGCGTCTGTTCCTGCACGTGCCGCAGACGCCGCTCATCATCGCCATCGATCTCTTCGTATCGTTGATCGAACGCGATTACTACGCGCTCTGGGCGATCCGCACCTACCTGTTCGAGATCAAGCGCCGGTTGCGGGCGCGGCTCTTCGGCCCCAGCGAGTACGTCTACAAGTCGGCGCCGGCGGAGGAAGTCGCGCCGGGGACGCCTGCCGCACCGGCAGACGCGCCCACGCCTCCGGATCCGTCGCCCGCGGCGCTCCGATGA
- a CDS encoding GDP-mannose 4,6-dehydratase, translating to MSHADPYDPGAYAGRRALVTGAAGFVGSHLVERLLALGAEVFAFVRYTSHAALGARSGPLHELAPRLRGTLTGDLAASGAIDQIAALDIDVVFHLAADAWVTRSLTAPVDVFNNNVQSTLNVLEAVRRSGRNPRVVVTSSSEIYGTATTDRIAESHPLEPTSPYAASKVACDRLAIAWHRTFGTEVAIIRPFNTYGPRHVYDVIPLFIRAALRGEPLTIHGTGEQSRDFTYVTDMVEAFLTMGAHPEAVGRAVNFGTGNDVTIGTVARYVREITGCRSEIVHVDDRRAQVHRLCCDAALAQRLFGWRPAVGLRDGIERTAAWARGFERH from the coding sequence GTGAGCCACGCCGACCCTTACGATCCGGGTGCATACGCTGGCCGCCGAGCGCTGGTCACGGGCGCCGCGGGGTTCGTCGGCTCGCACCTGGTCGAGCGCCTCCTGGCCCTCGGCGCCGAGGTGTTTGCCTTTGTGCGCTATACGTCTCACGCCGCGCTCGGAGCCCGATCCGGTCCGCTGCACGAGCTGGCCCCGCGGCTGCGCGGCACCCTCACCGGCGATTTGGCCGCCAGCGGAGCCATCGACCAGATCGCCGCCCTGGACATAGATGTCGTGTTTCACCTCGCCGCCGATGCGTGGGTGACCCGCTCTCTCACCGCTCCGGTGGACGTTTTCAACAACAACGTGCAGAGCACGTTGAACGTCCTCGAAGCGGTCCGCCGGTCCGGCCGCAATCCGCGCGTGGTGGTGACATCGTCGAGCGAGATCTACGGCACCGCAACGACCGACCGCATCGCCGAATCCCATCCGCTGGAGCCGACCTCTCCCTACGCCGCGTCCAAGGTGGCCTGCGACCGCCTGGCCATTGCGTGGCACCGCACCTTCGGTACCGAGGTGGCCATTATCCGTCCGTTCAATACGTATGGCCCCCGCCACGTCTACGATGTCATCCCCCTGTTCATTCGCGCCGCGCTGCGTGGCGAACCGCTGACGATTCACGGCACCGGGGAGCAGTCGCGCGATTTCACCTACGTCACCGACATGGTCGAGGCATTCCTGACGATGGGCGCCCACCCGGAGGCGGTCGGCCGGGCGGTCAACTTCGGAACCGGCAACGACGTCACGATAGGCACCGTGGCCAGGTACGTCCGCGAGATCACGGGTTGCCGATCCGAGATCGTGCACGTCGACGACCGGCGCGCTCAGGTGCATCGCCTGTGCTGCGATGCGGCGCTCGCGCAGCGCCTGTTCGGCTGGCGGCCCGCGGTCGGCCTGCGCGACGGGATCGAACGAACTGCCGCGTGGGCCAGAGGTTTCGAGCGCCATTGA